In a genomic window of Wyeomyia smithii strain HCP4-BCI-WySm-NY-G18 chromosome 1, ASM2978416v1, whole genome shotgun sequence:
- the LOC129717088 gene encoding uncharacterized protein LOC129717088, with protein METRFTRRRPMRSPEEGAPTGAGPGTGDRASGQRLEDDEVQERPSRQRAQPVNYTQYRQGSDRHHQGNAAPANDAATDRRQSLTLAGRPRQRIMWTREMNMYVIGCHYVCTRLETDVSGRSRMLDMFNERFPRYANQLDRNKLYTRRRAILSNNMLTAAELDTIKLEVQRELWSTENRSSDMSRRSSVGLDLTVDMPVEEPAEELATPEPTVSLEQQLRDELAFHMDAAVTQFRGTDPLSRHRIPKLQYTYRLTNAVSILNRDILPQYSEVVQNLEKLQCMVYCAAVAVVRTLGLRTYPQGNDESRTRPSKQNPAWMRRLESRVASLRAKICRLTQYTRENRSRRLVRQVAEIVKPAELRDLSEPNLTEIVDTHVQRLSALAKRMRRYSECSKRKEQNRMFRTNERKFYNHIQNRNPDYSEGLPEIGEVTQFWANLWENPAQHNNDGMWLVEEEEYSGGIECMPAVAVSAQDIREATRYTRNWAAPGPDFVHNFWYKKFSTVHGRIADCFNRVLRDPQELHGFITKGVTYLLPKDRNIADPAKYRPITCLSSLYKVLSSVITRKIQDLCDANQVMTEEQKGCRKNTQGCKDQVIIDAVIVGQASQKQKNLGMAYIDYKKAYDSVPHPYLIKVLELYKIDDGVIRLMQHAMGRWNTSLHVTDGATVLRSRTNSIRRGIFQGDTLDTVNRTSTLDSCN; from the coding sequence ATGGAGACACGATTCACTAGAAGAAGACCCATGCGATCGCCCGAGGAGGGAGCCCCTACTGGAGCTGGTCCTGGAACGGGGGACAGAGCGAGCGGCCAGCGTCTGGAGGATGACGAGGTGCAAGAGCGGCCCTCCAGGCAACGGGCTCAGCCCGTAAACTATACGCAATACAGACAAGGCAGCGATAGACATCACCAAGGCAATGCTGCCCCTGCTAACGATGCTGCAACTGACCGCCGTCAGTCGCTCACTTTGGCAGGCCGCCCACGGCAGCGGATCATGTGGACGAGAGAGATGAACATGTACGTGATTGGTTGCCACTACGTTTGCACGAGATTGGAGACGGATGTGTCTGGCAGGTCTAGAATGCTGGACATGTTTAATGAGCGGTTCCCACGATATGCCAACCAGCTTGATCGGAACAAGCTGTACACCCGACGGCGAGCAATACTGTCGAATAATATGCTCACAGCCGCCGAGTTGGACACAATCAAGCTGGAAGTGCAGAGGGAACTTTGGAGTACAGAGAACAGATCGAGCGATATGTCGAGAAGGAGTTCTGTTGGGCTGGATCTAACCGTAGACATGCCAGTAGAGGAGCCAGCAGAAGAGCTGGCTACTCCAGAACCAACAGTGAGCCTGGAACAACAGCTACGAGACGAACTAGCTTTCCATATGGATGCGGCGGTTACACAGTTTCGGGGAACGGATCCCTTATCCCGACACAGGATACCAAAGCTTCAGTATACCTACCGGCTGACGAATGCAGTAAGCATCCTTAACCGGGATATTCTGCCACAGTATTCGGAAGTCGTGCAGAACCTAGAGAAACTGCAGTGCATGGTGTATTGTGCAGCTGTAGCCGTCGTGAGAACGCTGGGATTGCGCACCTACCCCCAAGGTAACGACGAAAGTCGCACTCGCCCCAGCAAACAAAATCCTGCATGGATGCGACGATTGGAGTCCCGAGTTGCATCACTACGGGCAAAAATTTGTCGGTTAACGCAATACACCAGGGAAAACCGATCAAGAAGGCTGGTTCGTCAAGTAGCTGAAATTGTTAAGCCCGCAGAGCTCCGTGATCTCAGTGAACCCAACCTCACAGAGATCGTCGACACCCACGTACAGCGGTTAAGTGCACTTGCTAAACGGATGCGACGTTATAGTGAATGTTCGAAGCGGAAAGAGCAAAATCGGATGTTCAGGACTAACGAACGAAAGTTCTACAATCACATTCAGAACAGAAATCCGGACTACAGCGAGGGACTCCCTGAGATTGGCGAAGTAACACAATTTTGGGCCAATTTATGGGAGAACCCCGCTCAACACAATAACGACGGGATGTGGTTGGTAGAAGAAGAGGAGTACAGTGGTGGAATTGAATGCATGCCCGCTGTGGCAGTTTCCGCCCAAGATATTCGTGAGGCTACACGGTATACCAGGAACTGGGCAGCACCAGGACCTGATTTTGTGCACAATTTCTGGTATAAAAAGTTCTCCACAGTCCATGGGCGCATAGCGGATTGTTTCAACAGGGTGCTGAGAGATCCCCAAGAGCTCCATGGATTCATCACTAAAGGGGTAACTTATCTTCTACCCAAGGACCGTAATATAGCTGACCCAGCCAAGTACAGGCCAATAACCTGTTTGTCAAGCTTGTACAAAGTGCTCTCGTCGGTAATTACAAGAAAAATACAGGACCTTTGCGACGCCAACCAGGTGATGACCGAAGAACAGAAAGGCTGCCGGAAAAACACGCAGGGCTGCAAAGACCAAGTCATCATTGATGCAGTTATTGTTGGTCAGGCAAGCCAGAAACAGAAAAACCTTGGCATGGCGTACATCGACTATAAGAAGGCATACGACTCGGTACCCCATCCGTACCTCATCAAGGTACTTGAGTTGTATAAAATAGACGATGGCGTCATCAGGTTGATGCAGCACGCAATGGGACGATGGAATACGTCGCTTCACGTTACCGACGGGGCAACGGTGTTGCGGTCCAGAACTAACAGCATAAGAAGGGGGATTTTCCAAGGCGATACCTTGGATACCGTGAATCGTACAAGTACCTTGGATTCCTGCAACTGA